One Bos taurus isolate L1 Dominette 01449 registration number 42190680 breed Hereford chromosome 3, ARS-UCD2.0, whole genome shotgun sequence DNA window includes the following coding sequences:
- the DCST1 gene encoding E3 ubiquitin-protein ligase DCST1 isoform X1 has protein sequence MNHVPARRVVCWPCWAKPFDPSAVQGFLNWGLPRSCNQFLWRQPGEFPVSAFLLGAGTGGLLAIGLFQLLVNPMNIYEDQKMVTLYSLVGLGVIGWGTSPHIRCASLLLIPKMLGKEGRLFVLGYALAAIYEGPVANLRHNLNAVIASLGCTVELQINNTRTAWRISTAPLRAVFKDLLSSKESLKAETQNITNSFEELDVQVNSESGFSPKDAEGSETAPGEEAPAASAFRHHLSTQKTYELKTKLRCSYVVNEAMFSCRRWFDQKHGVCMQRIWVPLLNHLLCLPMKFKFFCSIAKVMEVWCRSRIPVEGNFGQTYDSLNQSIHGLEGEFSATINLKEERRAGVLGLNTSWKHVSTEVRDYVRRQEAQLERTLGLLHVLLSCTFLLVLHSCFSYMDSYNGDIRFDNIYISTYFCQIDERRKKLGKQTLLPLRKAEKKTVIFPWDPTIQAAEMRNVLRELVETLPVLLLLLLLCGLDWALYSIFDTIRHHSFVQYSFRSSHKLEVKVGGDSMLARLLRNTIGALNTSSEMVVDSNNMPCLPQPVPLNTRAYLKAALPSGLLACLCLLQAFGYRLRRVIAAFYFPKREKKRILFLYNDLLRKRAAFTQLRRATIVRRARQQRAPRRHLVDILHRRCPLLRPLLRRRCVVCQAPETPESYVCPTPNCEAVYCRSCWNDMRQRCPVCTPREELSSSAYSDSNDDATYAE, from the exons ATGAACCATGTCCCAGCCAGAAGAGTGGTATGTTGGCCCTGCTGGGCTAAACCGTTTGACCCCTCAGCGGTGCAGGGGTTCCTGAATTGGGGGCTGCCCAGATCCTGTAACCAATTCCTATGGCGCCAGCCAGGTGAGTTTCCCGTCAGCGCTTTCCTGCTGGGGGCAGGCACCGGCGGGCTCCTGGCCATAG GTCTCTTTCAGCTTCTGGTGAACCCTATGAACATCTATGAAGATCAGAAGATGGTGACGTTATACAGCTTGGTGG GCTTGGGGGTTATAGGCTGGGGGACCTCGCCTCACATTCGCTGTGCCAGCCTTCTGCTAATACCCAAGATGCTGGGCAAAGAGGGCAGGCTCTTTGTACTGGGATATGCCTTGGCCGCCATCTATGAGG GACCAGTGGCCAACCTGCGGCACAACCTCAACGCGGTGATAGCATCGCTCGGCTGCACGGTAGAGCTGCAGATCAACAACACCCGCACAGCTTGGCGTATCTCCACAGCCCCGCTGCGGGCAGTGTTCAAGGACTTGCTG AGCAGCAAAGAGTCGCTGAAAGCTGAGACCCagaacatcaccaactcctttGAGGAACTGGATGTCCAGGTGAACAGTGAGAGTGGATTCTCACCCAAGGATGCCGAGGGCTCAGAGACAGCCCCGGGTGAGGAGGCCCCTGCTGCCTCAGCCTTCAGACACCACCTCTCTACACAGAAGACGTATGAGCTGAAGACTAAGCTGCGCTGCTCCT ATGTGGTGAACGAGGCCATGTTCAGCTGCCGCCGCTGGTTTGACCAGAAGCATGGAGTGTGTATGCAGCGCATCTGGGTGCCCCTCCTCAACCACCTACTCTGCCTGCCCATGAAGTTCAAGTTCTTCTGCAGCATTGCCAAGG TGATGGAAGTTTGGTGCCGCAGTCGCATCCCAGTGGAAGGCAACTTTGGGCAGACCTATGACTCCCTCAACCAATCTATTCATGGCCTGGAGGGGGAATTTTCAGCGACTATTAACCTCAAG GAGGAGAGGCGGGCTGGGGTGCTGGGCCTCAACACGAGCTGGAAACACGTGAGCACCGAGGTGCGGGACTACGTGAGGCGCCAGGAGGCCCAGCTCGAGCGGACCCTGGGGCTGCTGCACGTGCTGCTCTCCTGCACCTTCCTGCTGGTCCTCCACTC GTGCTTCTCCTACATGGACAGCTATAACGGGGACATCCGCTTTGACAACATCTATATCAGCACCTACTTCTGTCAGATCGATGAACGCAGGAAGAAGCTA GGCAAGCAGACGCTGCTGCCACTCCGCAAAGCCGAGAAGAAAACCGTCATCTTCCCCTGGGACCCCACGATCCAGGCCGCAGAAATGAGAAACGTG TTAAGGGAGCTCGTGGAGACACTGccggtgctgctgctgctgctgctgctctgtggCCTGGACTGGGCTCTCTACTCCATCTTCGACACTATCCGCCACCACTCCTTCGTGCAGTACTCCTTCCGCA GCAGTCATAAACTGGAAGTGAAAGTCGGGGGAGACTCCATGCTTGCCCGGCTTCTTCGGAATACCATTGGAGCCCTGAACACCTCCTCTGAGATGGTGGTGGACTCAAACAACATGC CCTGCCTGCCCCAGCCCGTGCCCCTGAACACCAGGGCCTATTTGAAAGCAGCTCTACCGAGCGGCCTCCTAGCATGCCTCTGTCTGCTCCAGGCTTTCGGCTACCGGCTCCGGAGGGTCATCGCAGCCTTCTACTTCCCCAAG AGAGAGAAGAAGCGGATCTTGTTCCTCTACAACGATCTCTTAAGGAAGAGAGCAGCCTTCACCCAGCTGAGGAGGGCTACCATCGTGAGGCGGGCAAGACAGCAGAGGGCTCCC CGCCGCCATCTGGTTGACATCCTGCACCGCCGCTGCCCGCTCTTGCGCCCCTTGCTGCGCCGCCGATGCGTGGTGTGCCAAGCACCCGAGACGCCCGAGTCCTACGTGTGCCCTACACCGAACTGCGAGGCAGTGTACTGCCGCTCGTGCTGGAATGACATGCGGCAGCGGTGCCCGGTCTGCACACCCCGCGAGGAGCTCTCCTCCTCCGCCTACAGCGACAGCAACGATGATGCTACCTACGCGGAGTGA
- the DCST1 gene encoding E3 ubiquitin-protein ligase DCST1, which yields MAIRPHQNRAKGQRKLPHTTVQGFLNWGLPRSCNQFLWRQPGEFPVSAFLLGAGTGGLLAIGLFQLLVNPMNIYEDQKMVTLYSLVGLGVIGWGTSPHIRCASLLLIPKMLGKEGRLFVLGYALAAIYEGPVANLRHNLNAVIASLGCTVELQINNTRTAWRISTAPLRAVFKDLLSSKESLKAETQNITNSFEELDVQVNSESGFSPKDAEGSETAPGEEAPAASAFRHHLSTQKTYELKTKLRCSYVVNEAMFSCRRWFDQKHGVCMQRIWVPLLNHLLCLPMKFKFFCSIAKVMEVWCRSRIPVEGNFGQTYDSLNQSIHGLEGEFSATINLKEERRAGVLGLNTSWKHVSTEVRDYVRRQEAQLERTLGLLHVLLSCTFLLVLHSCFSYMDSYNGDIRFDNIYISTYFCQIDERRKKLGKQTLLPLRKAEKKTVIFPWDPTIQAAEMRNVLRELVETLPVLLLLLLLCGLDWALYSIFDTIRHHSFVQYSFRSSHKLEVKVGGDSMLARLLRNTIGALNTSSEMVVDSNNMPCLPQPVPLNTRAYLKAALPSGLLACLCLLQAFGYRLRRVIAAFYFPKREKKRILFLYNDLLRKRAAFTQLRRATIVRRARQQRAPRRHLVDILHRRCPLLRPLLRRRCVVCQAPETPESYVCPTPNCEAVYCRSCWNDMRQRCPVCTPREELSSSAYSDSNDDATYAE from the exons ATGGCCATTAGACCTCATCAGAATCGAGCAAAAGGGCAAAGGAAACTACCCCACACCA CGGTGCAGGGGTTCCTGAATTGGGGGCTGCCCAGATCCTGTAACCAATTCCTATGGCGCCAGCCAGGTGAGTTTCCCGTCAGCGCTTTCCTGCTGGGGGCAGGCACCGGCGGGCTCCTGGCCATAG GTCTCTTTCAGCTTCTGGTGAACCCTATGAACATCTATGAAGATCAGAAGATGGTGACGTTATACAGCTTGGTGG GCTTGGGGGTTATAGGCTGGGGGACCTCGCCTCACATTCGCTGTGCCAGCCTTCTGCTAATACCCAAGATGCTGGGCAAAGAGGGCAGGCTCTTTGTACTGGGATATGCCTTGGCCGCCATCTATGAGG GACCAGTGGCCAACCTGCGGCACAACCTCAACGCGGTGATAGCATCGCTCGGCTGCACGGTAGAGCTGCAGATCAACAACACCCGCACAGCTTGGCGTATCTCCACAGCCCCGCTGCGGGCAGTGTTCAAGGACTTGCTG AGCAGCAAAGAGTCGCTGAAAGCTGAGACCCagaacatcaccaactcctttGAGGAACTGGATGTCCAGGTGAACAGTGAGAGTGGATTCTCACCCAAGGATGCCGAGGGCTCAGAGACAGCCCCGGGTGAGGAGGCCCCTGCTGCCTCAGCCTTCAGACACCACCTCTCTACACAGAAGACGTATGAGCTGAAGACTAAGCTGCGCTGCTCCT ATGTGGTGAACGAGGCCATGTTCAGCTGCCGCCGCTGGTTTGACCAGAAGCATGGAGTGTGTATGCAGCGCATCTGGGTGCCCCTCCTCAACCACCTACTCTGCCTGCCCATGAAGTTCAAGTTCTTCTGCAGCATTGCCAAGG TGATGGAAGTTTGGTGCCGCAGTCGCATCCCAGTGGAAGGCAACTTTGGGCAGACCTATGACTCCCTCAACCAATCTATTCATGGCCTGGAGGGGGAATTTTCAGCGACTATTAACCTCAAG GAGGAGAGGCGGGCTGGGGTGCTGGGCCTCAACACGAGCTGGAAACACGTGAGCACCGAGGTGCGGGACTACGTGAGGCGCCAGGAGGCCCAGCTCGAGCGGACCCTGGGGCTGCTGCACGTGCTGCTCTCCTGCACCTTCCTGCTGGTCCTCCACTC GTGCTTCTCCTACATGGACAGCTATAACGGGGACATCCGCTTTGACAACATCTATATCAGCACCTACTTCTGTCAGATCGATGAACGCAGGAAGAAGCTA GGCAAGCAGACGCTGCTGCCACTCCGCAAAGCCGAGAAGAAAACCGTCATCTTCCCCTGGGACCCCACGATCCAGGCCGCAGAAATGAGAAACGTG TTAAGGGAGCTCGTGGAGACACTGccggtgctgctgctgctgctgctgctctgtggCCTGGACTGGGCTCTCTACTCCATCTTCGACACTATCCGCCACCACTCCTTCGTGCAGTACTCCTTCCGCA GCAGTCATAAACTGGAAGTGAAAGTCGGGGGAGACTCCATGCTTGCCCGGCTTCTTCGGAATACCATTGGAGCCCTGAACACCTCCTCTGAGATGGTGGTGGACTCAAACAACATGC CCTGCCTGCCCCAGCCCGTGCCCCTGAACACCAGGGCCTATTTGAAAGCAGCTCTACCGAGCGGCCTCCTAGCATGCCTCTGTCTGCTCCAGGCTTTCGGCTACCGGCTCCGGAGGGTCATCGCAGCCTTCTACTTCCCCAAG AGAGAGAAGAAGCGGATCTTGTTCCTCTACAACGATCTCTTAAGGAAGAGAGCAGCCTTCACCCAGCTGAGGAGGGCTACCATCGTGAGGCGGGCAAGACAGCAGAGGGCTCCC CGCCGCCATCTGGTTGACATCCTGCACCGCCGCTGCCCGCTCTTGCGCCCCTTGCTGCGCCGCCGATGCGTGGTGTGCCAAGCACCCGAGACGCCCGAGTCCTACGTGTGCCCTACACCGAACTGCGAGGCAGTGTACTGCCGCTCGTGCTGGAATGACATGCGGCAGCGGTGCCCGGTCTGCACACCCCGCGAGGAGCTCTCCTCCTCCGCCTACAGCGACAGCAACGATGATGCTACCTACGCGGAGTGA
- the DCST1 gene encoding E3 ubiquitin-protein ligase DCST1 isoform X2 — protein MNHVPARRVVCWPCWAKPFDPSAVQGFLNWGLPRSCNQFLWRQPGEFPVSAFLLGAGTGGLLAIGLFQLLVNPMNIYEDQKMVTLYSLVGLGVIGWGTSPHIRCASLLLIPKMLGKEGRLFVLGYALAAIYEGPVANLRHNLNAVIASLGCTVELQINNTRTAWRISTAPLRAVFKDLLSSKESLKAETQNITNSFEELDVQVNSESGFSPKDAEGSETAPGEEAPAASAFRHHLSTQKTYELKTKLRCSYVVNEAMFSCRRWFDQKHGVCMQRIWVPLLNHLLCLPMKFKFFCSIAKVMEVWCRSRIPVEGNFGQTYDSLNQSIHGLEGEFSATINLKEERRAGVLGLNTSWKHVSTEVRDYVRRQEAQLERTLGLLHVLLSCTFLLVLHSCFSYMDSYNGDIRFDNIYISTYFCQIDERRKKLGKQTLLPLRKAEKKTVIFPWDPTIQAAEMRNVLRELVETLPVLLLLLLLCGLDWALYSIFDTIRHHSFVQYSFRSSHKLEVKVGGDSMLARLLRNTIGALNTSSEMVVDSNNMRFRLPAPEGHRSLLLPQEREEADLVPLQRSLKEESSLHPAEEGYHREAGKTAEGSPPPSG, from the exons ATGAACCATGTCCCAGCCAGAAGAGTGGTATGTTGGCCCTGCTGGGCTAAACCGTTTGACCCCTCAGCGGTGCAGGGGTTCCTGAATTGGGGGCTGCCCAGATCCTGTAACCAATTCCTATGGCGCCAGCCAGGTGAGTTTCCCGTCAGCGCTTTCCTGCTGGGGGCAGGCACCGGCGGGCTCCTGGCCATAG GTCTCTTTCAGCTTCTGGTGAACCCTATGAACATCTATGAAGATCAGAAGATGGTGACGTTATACAGCTTGGTGG GCTTGGGGGTTATAGGCTGGGGGACCTCGCCTCACATTCGCTGTGCCAGCCTTCTGCTAATACCCAAGATGCTGGGCAAAGAGGGCAGGCTCTTTGTACTGGGATATGCCTTGGCCGCCATCTATGAGG GACCAGTGGCCAACCTGCGGCACAACCTCAACGCGGTGATAGCATCGCTCGGCTGCACGGTAGAGCTGCAGATCAACAACACCCGCACAGCTTGGCGTATCTCCACAGCCCCGCTGCGGGCAGTGTTCAAGGACTTGCTG AGCAGCAAAGAGTCGCTGAAAGCTGAGACCCagaacatcaccaactcctttGAGGAACTGGATGTCCAGGTGAACAGTGAGAGTGGATTCTCACCCAAGGATGCCGAGGGCTCAGAGACAGCCCCGGGTGAGGAGGCCCCTGCTGCCTCAGCCTTCAGACACCACCTCTCTACACAGAAGACGTATGAGCTGAAGACTAAGCTGCGCTGCTCCT ATGTGGTGAACGAGGCCATGTTCAGCTGCCGCCGCTGGTTTGACCAGAAGCATGGAGTGTGTATGCAGCGCATCTGGGTGCCCCTCCTCAACCACCTACTCTGCCTGCCCATGAAGTTCAAGTTCTTCTGCAGCATTGCCAAGG TGATGGAAGTTTGGTGCCGCAGTCGCATCCCAGTGGAAGGCAACTTTGGGCAGACCTATGACTCCCTCAACCAATCTATTCATGGCCTGGAGGGGGAATTTTCAGCGACTATTAACCTCAAG GAGGAGAGGCGGGCTGGGGTGCTGGGCCTCAACACGAGCTGGAAACACGTGAGCACCGAGGTGCGGGACTACGTGAGGCGCCAGGAGGCCCAGCTCGAGCGGACCCTGGGGCTGCTGCACGTGCTGCTCTCCTGCACCTTCCTGCTGGTCCTCCACTC GTGCTTCTCCTACATGGACAGCTATAACGGGGACATCCGCTTTGACAACATCTATATCAGCACCTACTTCTGTCAGATCGATGAACGCAGGAAGAAGCTA GGCAAGCAGACGCTGCTGCCACTCCGCAAAGCCGAGAAGAAAACCGTCATCTTCCCCTGGGACCCCACGATCCAGGCCGCAGAAATGAGAAACGTG TTAAGGGAGCTCGTGGAGACACTGccggtgctgctgctgctgctgctgctctgtggCCTGGACTGGGCTCTCTACTCCATCTTCGACACTATCCGCCACCACTCCTTCGTGCAGTACTCCTTCCGCA GCAGTCATAAACTGGAAGTGAAAGTCGGGGGAGACTCCATGCTTGCCCGGCTTCTTCGGAATACCATTGGAGCCCTGAACACCTCCTCTGAGATGGTGGTGGACTCAAACAACATGC GCTTTCGGCTACCGGCTCCGGAGGGTCATCGCAGCCTTCTACTTCCCCAAG AGAGAGAAGAAGCGGATCTTGTTCCTCTACAACGATCTCTTAAGGAAGAGAGCAGCCTTCACCCAGCTGAGGAGGGCTACCATCGTGAGGCGGGCAAGACAGCAGAGGGCTCCC CGCCGCCATCTGGTTGA